One Anolis carolinensis isolate JA03-04 chromosome 5, rAnoCar3.1.pri, whole genome shotgun sequence DNA segment encodes these proteins:
- the LOC134299134 gene encoding zinc finger MYM-type protein 1-like yields the protein MSSKKKPSGAFHRKRRLQHSQEDKSQAKALKRFFTTSPSCQTGKPETTKLTESDHADDGKIPISEPLPGPSTSQDLLTATSAIPLPPSCIGITGTDTEDVDEDSLRDAALPSTSRQAIESEQRRDPLLFLSNDCGEWPLKITDEARKIIVERGPQQVRGIKFPKDIHGRKFSPFHYSRKLCNGERVNRYWLQYSVSKNAVFCITCKIFGNDTSSLAGSQGFSNWRNLSRLLSGHEKSRPHMENRSSWRELSQRLHLNKTIDAEHERLINAEIKHWDQILKRLLCATRFLGVQGLPFRGTKDVLFEPNNGNFLKLIEHIAQFDDPMAEHVRRITSKETHVHYLSKNVQNEFISFLAGKVQNNILEQLHEATYYSIILDCTPDISNTEQMTLVVRFVTCKANEDILIKEHFLGFVPVASPSGEGMTEILLHELEARRIPLKNMRGQGYDNGSAMKGKHVGVQRRILDLNPRAFYVPCGNHSLNLVINDAAMSCKIAADCFATVQDLYNLFSGSPVRWGTLLKHVSTLTLKPLSSTRWESRIEALLPLRFHIEEVYDAVYEASHDQKFDGLCRSRAGALLKRLQSFTFLCSIVTWHEILHKINIVSKQLQKVSIDLQNSMALIKSVKSFLERMRSEEGLNSIITDAKELAEKIDATADFENEQEARPRKVSRQFSYECKDEAVHSGKESFKVNFFFVVLDTAISSLKERFQLMDNHSGSFKFLYDISSLGKCWNEKELKYACQRLETVLTDGEDHDVNAGDLYTELQLLADMLPPGSLPADALSFINHGSEDVFPNVYTALRILLTLPISVASGERSFSKLKLIKNYLRSTLSQERLSGLSTLAIENSLLDDMDTDSLVHEFSKLKVRKIRF from the exons ATGTCAAGCAAGAAGAAGCCATCGGGAGCATTTCATCGTAAAAGGAGGTTGCAGCATAGCCAAGAAGACAAGAGTCAAGCTAAAGCATTAAAAAGGTTTTTCACGACTTCACCATCATGCCAGACAGGAAAGCCAGAGACAACTAAATTGACTGAATCAGATCATGCTGATGACGGAAAGATACCAATCTCTGAGCCTCTACCAGGACCATCAACCAGTCAAGACCTTCTCACTGCAACTTCAGCAATACCATTACCACCTTCCTGTATTGGCATTACTGGGACTGACACTGAAGATGTGGATGAGGATTCATTAAGAGATGCAGCCCTGCCATCTACTAGTCGGCAAGCTATTGAATCG gaacaaagaagagaccctttgttatttctttccaaTGATTGTGGAGAGTGGCCACTCAAAATAACTGATGAGGCACGGAAAATAATTGTTGAGCGAGGACCACAGCAAGTCAGAGGCATAAAGTTTCCTAAGGACATTCATGGCAGAAAATTTTCCCCATTTCATTATTCAAGGAAGTTGTGTAATGGAGAGCGTGTCAACAGATATTGGCTACAGTATTCTGTATCTAAAAATGCAGTGTTTTGTATTACTTGCAAAATTTTTGGAAACGACACATCCAGTCTTGCAGGTAGCCAAGGGTTTTCTAACTGGCGGAACTTGAGCAGGCTTTTGAGCGGTCACGAGAAATCCCGTCCTCATATGGAAAACCGTTCATCTTGGCGTGAGCTCTCGCAACGTTTGCATTTAAACAAAACTATTGATGCAGAGCATGAAAGACTTATTAATGCTGAAATTAAACATTGGGATCAAATTCTGAAACGCTTGCTATGTGCTACACGGTTTTTGGGGGTTCAAGGATTGCCATTTAGAGGGACAAAAGATGTTCTATTTGAACCTAATaatggcaactttttaaaattgatagAACATATAGCACAGTTTGATGATCCGATGGCTGAACATGTGAGAAGAATCACTTCCAAAGAAACACATGTCCACTATTTGAGTAAAAATGTCCAGAACGAGTTTATTTCTTTCTTGGCAGGCAAGGTCCAGAATAATATTTTGGAACAACTACATGAGGcaacatattattctattatattggaCTGCACACCAGATATTAGCAACACCGAACAAATGACGTTGGTGGTTAGATTTGTTACATGTAAAGCAAATGAAGATATCTTGATTAAGGAACATTTTTTAGGCTTTGTTCCTGTTGCCAGTCCTTCAGGTGAAGGTATGACAGAAATATTACTCCATGAGTTGGAAGCACGACGTATTCCATTAAAAAACATGAGAGGCCAGGGATATGATAATGGTTCTGCAATGaagggaaaacatgttggagTCCAGAGGAGGATCCTTGATTTAAATCCTAGAGCCTTTTATGTACCATGTGGAAACCACTCCCTGAACTTGGTCATAAATGATGCAGCTATGTCTTGCAAGATTGCAGCAGACTGTTTCGCCACCGTACAAGACCTCTATAACCTTTTTTCAGGTTCCCCAGTAAGATGGGGTACTTTGTTGAAGCATGTTTCAACTCTCACACTCAAACCACTTAGCAGTACTAGGTGGGAAAGTAGAATCGAAGCATTGTTGCCTTTGAGGTTCCATATTGAAGAAGTATATGATGCCGTATATGAAGCTTCTCATGATCAGAAATTTGATGGACTCTGTAGGAGCCGTGCTGGTGCTCTTCTTAAAAGACTGCAAAGCTTCACATTTCTGTGCAGCATAGTGACATGGCATGAGATCCTGCACAAGATAAATATTGTTAGTAAACAGTTGCAAAAAGTGTCAATCGATCTTCAAAATTCTATGGCTCTTATTAAGAGTGTGAAAAGTTTTCTAGAAAGGATGAGATCTGAAGAAGGTCTAAATAGCATCATTACAGATGCAAAGGAACTGGCAGAAAAAATCGATGCTACTGCCGACTTTGAAAACGAACAGGAAGCTCGACCGAGAAAAGTAAGCAGACAATTTTCGTATGAATGTAAAGATGAAGCTGTACATTCTGGCAAAGAGTCTTTTAAagtgaactttttttttgttgtgcTTGACACAGCAATATCCTCATTAAAGGAGAGATTTCAGCTAATGGACAACCATAGTGGAAGTTTCAAATTTCTGTATGACATTTCAAGCCTTGGGAAATGTTGGAATGAAAAAGAATTGAAGTACGCCTGTCAACGCCTTGAAACTGTTTTGACAGATGGAGAAGACCACGATGTGAATGCTGGTGATCTGTATACAGAGCTACAATTACTTGCAGATATGCTTCCCCCTGGAAGTCTCCCAGCTGATGCCTTGTCTTTTATAAATCATGGTTCGGAGGATGTTTTCCCAAATGTCTACACTGCATTGAGAATTCTGTTAACACTTCCAATATCCGTGGCCAGCGGTGAAAGGAGTTTTTCAAAATTGAAACTTATAAAAAATTACTTAAGATCTACTTTGAGTCAAGAGCGCTTGAGTGGACTATCAACCTTGGCCATTGAAAATAGCTTGTTGGATGACATGGACACAGATTCCCTAGTACATGAGTTTTCCAAATTGAAAGTCAGAAAAATCAGGTTTTAA